In one Lolium rigidum isolate FL_2022 chromosome 3, APGP_CSIRO_Lrig_0.1, whole genome shotgun sequence genomic region, the following are encoded:
- the LOC124701760 gene encoding uncharacterized protein LOC124701760 — protein MLGVRGAPPTTAAPPVTRGRCSAPEKAGRASLLAVPAAVSLSLVLWSSPVNAGILSGSTGLESVPAPELPRLEFLDKWNAENQRKYAENDSRFKSSKVLKELLEKSKQNKEKNERAIQDKYCLRGAEWGVGDCSTVGMTDQERDDFIGELRKKVGE, from the exons ATGCTCGGCGTCCGCGGCGCGCCACCGACCACCGCGGCACCGCCAGTGACGAGGGGGCGCTGCAGCGCGCCGGAGAAGGCCGGTCGGGCGTCCCTGCTGGCCGTGCCCGCCGCCGTCTCGCTCTCGCTCGTCCTCTGGTCCAGCCCAG TGAACGCCGGCATCCTGTCAGGGTCCACCGGGCTGGAGTCTGTTCCAGCCCCCGAGCTGCCCCGTCTCGAGTTCTTGGACAAGTGGAATG CCGAGAACCAGAGGAAGTACGCCGAGAATGACTCGAGGTTCAAATCCTCCAAGGTGCTCAAGGAGCTGCTCGAGAAGTCCAAGCAGAACAAAGAGAA GAACGAGAGGGCGATCCAGGACAAGTACTGCCTGCGGGGCGCCGAGTGGGGCGTGGGAGACTGCTCCACCGTGGGGATGACGGACCAGGAGAGGGACGATTTCATCGGCGAACTGCGGAAAAAAGTTGGGGAATGA